One genomic window of Paeniglutamicibacter sp. Y32M11 includes the following:
- a CDS encoding acyl-CoA dehydrogenase family protein yields the protein MTDFYPSDQYGFARLLSAAERAALLRLRGVLDEHVRPVLNDHWDRGEFPDAIIEPLVQLDMMRPAEVLTNGELVRGLFGGFRNFELARVDASVVTFYNAQSGLFRTTVNLGGSAAQVAELDPKIASYEYKGVFALTEPEHGSDIAGGLETEARFEEDESGGHWVINGAKRWIGGAAQADVLAVFARDTADSKVKCFLVPTDAPGVKLSKIERKTSLRIMQNADIELVDVKIPESARLAKINSFADVAACLRNMRSDVAWIATGASAGAYEAALKYVSERHQFGKPLASFQLIQEKLATMLTNVTASLAMVVSLTQAQDEGIYKDENSAMAKMFTARMLRETAALAREVCGGNGIVLDYDVARFHADAEAIYSYEGTDEINALILGRAITGIGAFR from the coding sequence ATGACCGATTTCTACCCGAGCGACCAATACGGCTTCGCCCGGTTGCTTTCCGCCGCAGAGCGCGCGGCACTGCTGCGCCTGCGCGGCGTGCTCGATGAGCATGTGCGCCCAGTACTCAACGACCACTGGGACCGCGGGGAATTCCCGGATGCGATCATCGAACCGCTGGTGCAGCTGGACATGATGCGTCCGGCCGAGGTTTTGACCAATGGCGAGTTGGTCCGCGGCCTCTTCGGGGGCTTCAGGAACTTCGAACTGGCCCGGGTGGATGCCTCGGTCGTCACCTTCTACAACGCCCAGTCCGGGCTGTTTCGCACCACGGTGAACCTGGGCGGCAGCGCCGCGCAGGTCGCCGAGCTGGATCCGAAGATCGCCTCCTACGAGTACAAGGGCGTCTTTGCCCTCACCGAGCCTGAGCATGGCTCGGACATCGCCGGAGGGCTGGAAACCGAGGCGCGGTTTGAGGAGGACGAAAGCGGCGGTCATTGGGTCATCAACGGAGCCAAGCGCTGGATCGGCGGCGCGGCCCAGGCCGATGTGCTGGCGGTATTCGCCCGCGACACCGCCGATTCGAAGGTCAAGTGCTTCCTGGTGCCCACCGACGCGCCGGGCGTGAAGCTGAGCAAGATCGAGCGCAAGACCAGCTTGCGGATCATGCAAAACGCTGACATCGAGTTGGTTGACGTCAAGATTCCAGAGTCGGCGCGGCTGGCGAAGATCAACTCCTTCGCCGACGTTGCGGCATGCCTGCGCAATATGCGCTCGGATGTCGCCTGGATTGCCACCGGTGCTTCGGCCGGCGCCTACGAGGCGGCATTGAAGTATGTGTCCGAGCGCCACCAGTTCGGCAAGCCGCTGGCGTCGTTCCAGCTGATCCAGGAAAAGCTCGCCACGATGCTCACCAACGTGACAGCTTCGCTGGCCATGGTGGTCAGCCTGACTCAGGCCCAGGACGAAGGGATCTATAAGGATGAGAACTCGGCCATGGCCAAGATGTTCACCGCGCGAATGCTTCGTGAAACCGCGGCGTTAGCGCGGGAGGTCTGCGGGGGCAACGGCATCGTGCTGGATTACGACGTCGCCCGCTTCCACGCCGACGCCGAGGCCATTTATTCCTATGAGGGCACCGACGAGATCAATGCGTTGATCCTCGGCCGGGCCATCACCGGCATCGGGGCCTTCCGCTAG
- a CDS encoding amidohydrolase family protein has protein sequence MSIRYESTINLNEITAIDMHVHLEVDECGHKAMPDDLFEASAAYFKSEERTPSVDRVAEIYREAKMAAVLFTVDARTALGHEPNSIDDLVAGAARNSDVLIPFGSVDPRTGPAAIVEAHRQANELGVRGFKFHPSLQGFDPSSEEFYPLWTALEELGLPCIFHTGQNGMGAGLPGGRGIKLRYSNPLLLDDVAADFPKLTIIMAHPSVPWQDEANSIATHKANVFIDLSGWSPKYFPASLVKMSNNVLSTKVLFGTDYPLITPAKWLGAFAELPLKDEVRPLILKDNAVRVLGLDRK, from the coding sequence ATGAGCATCCGTTACGAATCCACCATTAACCTCAACGAGATCACCGCGATCGATATGCACGTGCATCTTGAGGTCGACGAGTGCGGGCACAAGGCCATGCCCGATGATCTCTTCGAGGCCTCGGCAGCGTACTTCAAGTCCGAAGAGCGCACGCCCTCGGTGGATCGCGTCGCCGAGATCTACCGCGAGGCGAAGATGGCGGCGGTGCTGTTCACCGTTGATGCCCGCACCGCGTTGGGCCATGAGCCGAACTCGATCGATGACCTCGTGGCTGGGGCGGCACGCAACAGTGACGTGCTAATTCCCTTTGGCTCGGTCGATCCGCGCACCGGCCCGGCCGCGATCGTCGAGGCGCACCGCCAAGCCAACGAGCTGGGCGTGCGTGGATTCAAGTTCCACCCCTCGCTGCAGGGCTTTGATCCCTCGTCCGAGGAGTTCTATCCCCTGTGGACGGCGTTGGAAGAACTCGGGTTGCCGTGCATCTTCCATACGGGTCAGAACGGCATGGGGGCGGGACTTCCCGGCGGGCGCGGTATCAAGCTGCGCTACTCCAACCCGCTGCTGCTCGACGACGTGGCGGCGGACTTCCCGAAGCTCACCATCATCATGGCCCACCCCTCGGTCCCGTGGCAGGACGAGGCCAACTCGATCGCCACGCACAAGGCCAATGTCTTCATTGACCTCTCCGGCTGGAGCCCGAAGTACTTCCCGGCCTCGCTGGTGAAGATGAGCAACAACGTGCTCTCTACCAAGGTGCTCTTTGGGACTGACTACCCGCTGATCACCCCGGCAAAGTGGCTCGGCGCCTTCGCGGAGTTACCGCTCAAGGACGAGGTGCGCCCGTTGATCCTCAAGGACAACGCGGTGCGGGTGCTGGGGCTGGACAGGAAATGA